One region of Camelina sativa cultivar DH55 chromosome 6, Cs, whole genome shotgun sequence genomic DNA includes:
- the LOC104792692 gene encoding uncharacterized protein LOC104792692, with amino-acid sequence MPMGKKHLSISSLNYQSEDNNCKNSLFFGLFDDHESTRLRSGSMKRQYSDMGDSYHRVYEEQTDDVDYDGDDDERSKMDMKVLMVLEYMRELYVGQLQLLKNMFPGGAKDEFVGFFNKIGDAVTQIKQDSRPPPTKSMTMQRSLSARSPRVTSKGVNLGPSDLRDERFKVTTVSAGGAGGAGGAAGDGKGGSAAGQGQTKK; translated from the coding sequence ATGCCTATGGGGAAGAAACATCTTAGCATCAGCTCTCTGAATTACCAATCCGAAGACAACAACTGCAAGAACAGTCTCTTCTTCGGATTGTTCGATGACCATGAATCCACAAGGCTAAGAAGTGGGAGTATGAAGAGACAATACAGCGACATGGGAGATAGCTACCACAGAGTTTATGAAGAACAAACTGATGATGTTGATTATGATGGTGACGATGATGAGAGATCAAAGATGGACATGAAAGTCTTGATGGTATTGGAGTATATGAGAGAGCTTTACGTGGGACAACTTCAGCTGCTGAAAAATATGTTTCCTGGTGGAGCTAAAGACgagtttgttggtttttttaacaaaattggtGACGCTGTGACCCAAATCAAACAAGATTCTCGTCCTCCTCCTACAAAGTCAATGACTATGCAAAGGAGTCTCAGTGCTCGTTCGCCACGTGTCACCTCTAAAGGGGTTAATTTGGGTCCATCAGATCTAAGAGATGAAAGGTTTAAAGTTACAACGGTTAGTGCTGGTGGTGCGGGTGGAGCTGGAGGTGCTGCCGGAGATGGTAAAGGTGGCTCGGCAGCTGGTCAGGGTCAGACCAAGAAGTAG